One Rhinolophus sinicus isolate RSC01 linkage group LG06, ASM3656204v1, whole genome shotgun sequence DNA window includes the following coding sequences:
- the LOC109436947 gene encoding olfactory receptor 51B2, which produces MWHNISAAPFLLTGFPGLEAAHRWISIPFFAVYIFMLLGNGTLLYLIKNDHSLHEPMYYFLSMLAGTDLMVTLTTMPTVMGILWVNHREMSHGACFLQAYFIHSLSIVESGILLAMAYDRFIAIYNPLQYASLLTNTRVIKLGVGAFMRGFISIMPVILRLFSFPYCHSHVLSHAFCLHQEVMKLACADITFNTLYPVILISLTIFLDSMIIFFSYILILKTVRGIASGEEKAKALNTCISHIGCVLIFYVTVISLSFIHRFGKNVPHVVHIIMSYVYFLFPPLMNPIIYSIKNKQIQYGILRLVSKHRFGS; this is translated from the coding sequence ATGTGGCACAATATTAGTGCTGCCCCCTTTTTGCTGACTGGATTCCCAGGCCTAGAGGCAGCTCATCGCTGGATTTCCATCCCCTTCTTTGCAGTCTACATCTTCATGCTTCTTGGCAATGGTACTCTCCTCTACCTCATTAAGAATGACCACAGTCTCCATGAACCCATGTACTATTTCCTTTCCATGTTGGCAGGTACAGATCTGATGGTGACATTGACCACGATGCCAACTGTAATGGGTATCTTATGGGTGAATCATCGGGAGATGAGCCACGGAGCCTGCTTCCTGCAGGCCTACTTCATTCACTCCCTTTCCATTGTGGAATCTGGTATCTTACTTGCCATGGCCTATGACCGTTTTATTGCCATCTACAATCCCTTGCAATACGCTTCTCTTCTCACCAATACTCGAGTGATAAAGTTAGGGGTGGGAGCTTTTATGAGGGGTTTTATATCCATCATGCCTGTAATCTTGcgtcttttttcatttccatattgcCACTCTCATGTTCTCTCCCATGCTTTCTGTCTTCACCAAGAAGTAATGAAACTGGCCTGTGCTGACATAACTTTCAATACACTTTATCCTgtaattcttatttctttgaCAATCTTCTTAGACTCTATGatcatctttttttcctatatcttAATTCTGAAGACTGTTAGGGGCATAGCCTCTGGTGAAGAGAAAGCCAAAGCTCTTAATACCTGCATCTCCCACATCGGTTGTGTCCTCATCTTCTATGTCACTGTGATCAGTTTGTCATTCATCCACAGGTTTGGGAAGAATGTGCCACATGTGGTCCATATTATAATGAGCTATGTCTACTTCCTGTTTCCTCCTTTAATGAATCCTATCATTTATAGCATCAAGAACAAGCAGATTCAATATGGCATTCTCCGCCTTGTATCTAAACATAGATTTGGAAGTTAA